GTGAGGTGctgcccatgctgcagcagccccacgAACAAGGGGTCCAACCTGTGGTGAAGGATACAAGAAGCTCGCCCCTGAAGTCCATGGCCTCCACGATAGCTTCTGCTGCCTCCCTGATGGAGACTTCATCTTCTTCTCCCACTGCGGAGATGGGCATGATTGAGGCTGGTGGCCCCATCCTCTTGCAAAGGGGTTGAGGGGGGATTTTGGGGACTCACCTGACAAGATGATGGGCTCCACCTCATCGTATTCCCGTAGGACCCAGAGGAAAAGCCTGGCCAGGTCCTGTGGAAGAGCAAATGTTTTTTAGGGAGTGTCTATTGTCCCCCAGCCCTCCCATCTCAAGAGGACCAAGCCCTGAGGACGGCCAATGCTGCCCAGGACAACCCAGGTGGATTCTAATGGTCCCCTAAGCCCCATACCCTGCCCTCCCCAAGCCATGGGAGGAGGGTGGTCCCCAAGGCCATACCAGGGAGTAGATGAACTGTCTCCTGGGCTTGCCTGTGCCCCAGACGGTCAGAGCAGAGCCATTCTCTGTaggaggaagggagagcaaGTCCATGAGCATCAGAGCCACCTCCATTCATCCCAGCTACCCTGCAGAGCAGATAGGAGGGgaccccccaaaacaacccaaccctCCCCCAGAAAGCCGTGAGCAGTCCTGCTGCACTCACGTTTGGCCAGGTAGACCTTGTGGATGAGCCCTGGCAAGACGTGGCCATCCTCGATGTTGAAGTTGTCGTGTGGTCCAAAGACGTTGGTGGGGATGACAGCAGTGAAGCGGCAGCCGTGCTGCTCGAAGTAGCCCCTGGGTGAGAGCAGGGGAGGTCAAACAACCATGGTCACCCCCTCCTCCAGCATGGAGCTGTCTCCAGAagcacaaaatggtttgggttggaaaaagaaccttaaagctcatcgaGTTCCATCCCCTTCCATggccagggaccccttccactggagcagggtgctccaagcccctgtgtccaacctggccttgagcactgccagggatggggcagccacagcttctctgagcaccctgtgccagcgcctcagcaccctcacagtaaagaacttcttccttatatccaacccgaacttcccctgtttcagtttgaacccatcaccccttgtcctatcgctcctttccctgatgaagagtccctctccagcatccttggagcccccttcagacactggaagctgctctgaggtctccacgcagcttctcttctccaggctgaacagccccaatgttctcagcctggctccatacaggaggtgctccagcccctgaccatcctcgtggcctcctctggacttgctccaacagctccatgtccttcttatgctgaggacaccagaactgcacacagtgctgcaagtgggggctcaccagagcagagcagagaggcaggatcacctcctttgacatGCATCTCTATGTGCTGAGCCCAGGTTATCTCCCCCAGCTCTGTTTTATTACTGGGAATCCCATGGAATTCCCTTTGCCCTGATAACCGATGGGTGCTTACATCCTACAAGGGCTCTCCCATCTGTTCCCTCATACCTGTTCTGGATGTCAATCATCCTCTTGGCATAGGAGTAGCCAAAGTTGGAGCTGTGAGGTGGCCCGTTGTGAATCTGGGGATGACAGAGCAGAGTTAAGCAGGGCAGGGACCTCTTCCGGGCTGTGCGTGGTGATAGAGATGCTCACCATGGTCTCATCAATGGGATACGTTGTCTTGTCCGGGAAGATGCAAGTGGAGAGGCAGGAGACCACCTTTTGCACCCCTGTCTCATACGCTGAATGCAGGACGTTGTCATTGATATGGATGTTTCTCCTCTAGGGATGGAGAGGTGTGGGGTGAGTCCACCAAATCCCACCAAATCCAAGCTCTGTGCTCCCCAGAACCCTGCACCCTATGGGTAATAACTCATAAGCAGCTCCAGAAACCAGAGGAGACCTGGTTTAGCCTTTGGAGCAGAGCAAGCCATGTCCCTATTTCCCACTGCggggctgcagcacccacaGGGACCCTGATAGTGTCCATTCCCCGGGTGCTCACCCAAAAATCCAGGTTGTAGCGGATGTTTTTGAAGAGACCTCCAACCATTGCAGCCAGATGGATGACATGGGTGGGCTTGTGCTGCTCAAACAGGGCTTTGGTCTCTGTGGCACTCCTGAAGTGGGAGATGCTGGGGCTCAGTGGCGTCAACGGAGGAGGTTGGAGGCTTCCCAAGGGAAAACCCCATCAACTCACGTCAAGTCGGCGTCTCTGGAGGACACAAAGATCCACTCCTCATCCGGCCGCCCCTCTCCATCAGCCACCACCTTCTCAATGGCTTTCCCCACCAAGCCAGTGCCACCCGTCACCAGGATGCGTCTGGCCACTGGCTCCGTCACCTCCATCGTGGCCAAAACCCTGTGGGGGATAGGGGGGAAATAAGCTGGGGTCACCTTGGGGTTCACCTTGAGGGTCCTGGCTATGGACCACCGAGCTCACCCCCACCCTGGTGTGGGCATCCACGAGCATCATGCCCACAGGATCGATTTTAGGGGGCCCTTTACCCTCTTcttccagccccagcaggaaggaaagag
This sequence is a window from Lathamus discolor isolate bLatDis1 chromosome 2, bLatDis1.hap1, whole genome shotgun sequence. Protein-coding genes within it:
- the GFUS gene encoding GDP-L-fucose synthase isoform X3, whose product is MEVTEPVARRILVTGGTGLVGKAIEKVVADGEGRPDEEWIFVSSRDADLTSATETKALFEQHKPTHVIHLAAMVGGLFKNIRYNLDFWRRNIHINDNVLHSAYETGVQKVVSCLSTCIFPDKTTYPIDETMGLLRAARLPLHCCHPHQRLWTTRQLQHRGWPRLARAHPQENGSALTVWGTGKPRRQFIYSLDLARLFLWVLREYDEVEPIILSVGEEDEVSIREAAEAIVEAMDFRGELLFDTTKADGQFKKTASNAKLRRYLPSFQFTPFRQAVKETCAWFSTNYANARK
- the GFUS gene encoding GDP-L-fucose synthase isoform X2, producing MEVTEPVARRILVTGGTGLVGKAIEKVVADGEGRPDEEWIFVSSRDADLTSATETKALFEQHKPTHVIHLAAMVGGLFKNIRYNLDFWRRNIHINDNVLHSAYETGVQKVVSCLSTCIFPDKTTYPIDETMIHNGPPHSSNFGYSYAKRMIDIQNRGYFEQHGCRFTAVIPTNVFGPHDNFNIEDGHVLPGLIHKVYLAKQNGSALTVWGTGKPRRQFIYSLDLARLFLWVLREYDEVEPIILSVGEEDEVSIREAAEAIVEAMDFRGELLFDTTKADGQFKKTASNAKLRRYLPSFQFTPFRQAVKETCAWFSTNYANARK
- the GFUS gene encoding GDP-L-fucose synthase isoform X1 — protein: MEVTEPVARRILVTGGTGLVGKAIEKVVADGEGRPDEEWIFVSSRDADLTSATETKALFEQHKPTHVIHLAAMVGGLFKNIRYNLDFWRRNIHINDNVLHSAYETGVQKVVSCLSTCIFPDKTTYPIDETMIHNGPPHSSNFGYSYAKRMIDIQNRGYFEQHGCRFTAVIPTNVFGPHDNFNIEDGHVLPGLIHKVYLAKQNGSALTVWGTGKPRRQFIYSLDLARLFLWVLREYDEVEPIILSGESPKSPLNPFARGWGHQPQSCPSPQWEKKMKSPSGRQQKLSWRPWTSGASFFLTPPRPMGSSRRQPAMPSYGATCPASSSHPSGKP